Below is a genomic region from Desulfatiglans sp..
AATGGTAATAACACAACCCATGAATTATAATTCTCCCTGTTTTGCCATTATATCCTTCAAACACTCAACAATATCAACCTGATTCACACCAGAGAACAACAACCTCTGCCCGGGGGCACATTCACCACTGTTCGTTTAATTCTTTATACACAGGGTATACAGCCTGATTACCTGCTGCATGATCTTAATGAAAGGTAAGCAGATAACACACTGTAAAAGCTTTGTATAGGAATTTCATTTTTATACCAAGGCAAAAATTCTAAACCTGCTGCGTTGCCACATAATCATAGCAATAATGTTTCACGTGAAACACCCTTAAAAAAAGGAGGCAATGTTCCACGTGGAACATTTTATTAGGCACCGCACTCGTGAGACGGACCGCACCCTCCCCTCAATCACATATTTATCCCTTAACAAATTCACCGTATACGGTCAAAATTCGGGAATTTTGGCGGTTTTTGGCTCCTTTTCATTTCTTATTGTGCCCTTACATCAAGAGATACCCAATATGTTGTGTTATCAAAATAAAAATAACCTCAAAAAGAATAATTTATGCTTTTCTCTGCTGCATCATATAACTCATAAAAAATATATAACGGGTATAAATAACAGCAGCCTTGCAGCAGAAGCCATCGATAGTTTAACAGAACCCGCAGCATCTTATATATAACTATTGCGCAATACCTCCATAATTATCCCATATAGTATTGTTTTAATTGGTTTTTTTCAGGTTTAAACAGAGAGTCAAAATTCTTCTAGTCACGAAAATATAATGAGAAGTTACAGAGTGACCACCCCGTTTAATAAAATATTTTTTATAAATTATTTTTTTATGATTATTTTTTTATTAAATATTAGAAACCCCTTTTTCCTTTTATCAGGGCAGGTAACCTCTTAAAAAGAAGAGAAATAATTCATTTTAACATTTTTCAATTTTGAAAAATTATGCCTTTTAAAAAGATTTTTCTGATTTTTTTAATGTTATTTTATCGTTATCAGTTGTATTTTAAAGTTTTTTAAAGATATTCAAAGATAATGATTTGTTAGTTTTTATCTTAACAAGATTAAAAAATAGCCGAAGCGGTTGAATTCAATAAAATTTTCCGGTCTTTTAATAATCCCCTCTCTGTGACCGCCTTTAGCTCTTGGCATATTATTTTCTATTTAATCAATCGGTTATGGTCTGTCAGAATATTATGAAATCATAAGTCCTCCTCCTATCCCATTCCTTTTGACAGATTACGATGTTTATAAGATAAATGCCGCGTCTTGATCGTCATGTCTTTTAATAAAAATAAGATCTATTTGTTTTGGAGCAGAACATGAGCACATTGTTGGATGAATTAAAAAAACATGTAAAAGAACAAATTTCCGAAAAGAGTTATTCCATGTGGATTAATCCTCTCTCTCTGATTGATGAAAAGGATGACGCCCTTGTTCTTGGCTGCCCTAACAAGTTTTCTATGAACTGGATCATGGAGCACTACAGCACTCTTTTAGATGGAGGACTCAGGCTCCTGGGAAAAAACTGCAATGTTTTATTCAAGGTAGCTGCCCCTCCAAGAAAAAAGATTGAGCCGGATATGTTTCAGCCTTCTCCCCAGATGAATATCCCTAACATCTCTCCCAGAAGAGATAAGGGCAGGATCCGTTTTAACAGGGAGTTTACCTTTGACAGATTTGTTGTGGGCTCCTGCAATGAATTTGCCTATTCTGTCTCAAAGGCAATGGCCTCAGGCGGTTCATGCTCCTATGACACCCTTTTTATGATGGCAAATACGGGCCTTGGAAAGAGCCATCTTTCCCAGTCCATCGGTCATATGCTGCTTGATAATAATCCTGATGTTCGTGCCTATTATATTACTGCAGAGGATTTTGTTAATGAGATGATCTTTGCACTTAAAAATAACAGGATAGATGAGTTCAAAAATAAATACCGTCGCTCATGTGATGTCCTCATGCTTGAAGAGGTGCATTTTTTAAGCGGCAAGGAAAAAATCCAGGCTGAACTGGGATACACGCTTGATGCCCTTGCAAATGACAGGAAAAAGCTGATTTTTACCAGTTCCCTGCTCCCAAAGGATATACCCAACATGTCCAGAGAGCTCTCATCAAGGCTTACCTCAGGGCTCATAACAACCCTTGACATGCCTGATTACAATACAAGGGTTAAAATCATAGAGAAGAAAGCCACCGAAAATAATCTTATGCTCTCAGAGGAGATTGTTCATTTTTTTGCGGAAAAGCTTACAAAGGATATTAGGCAGATAGAAAGCGCTTTAAGGTGTTTTAAGGCAAAGGCTGACTTTATGAAGGTCAAGGCCGATATAAACCTTGCCAGGGAAATACTTAAATACCATATAACAGAACAGAGTACTATTTCGCTGGACAGTATAAAGAGGCTTGTATGTAAATATTACCAGATAGAGCACACTGTGCTCCCCTCCAGGTCCAGAAAAAAGATCCATGCATATCCCAGAAATATGTATGTCTATCTTTCACGCAATTATTCTGCTGCAACACTTGAAGAGATAGGAAAATCCATAAACAGGAACCACTCTACTGTAATATATTCATCTGAAGTGATTGAGAAAAAACTAAGGGTCGATAAAAAGGTAAAAAATCAGGTGGATTTTTTAAGCGAAAAGATCAAGGAGTCTGCGGTATAAAAACCCTGACATAATAAGAACAAAACCCTAATAACCCCCTAATATTTTGTTACGATAATATTTAAGAACAAATAAGGGGGTTTTTATTATGGGTTTGCTTCAGAATGACAATTATATAGATAAGGTTTACCTTGATCTAATCTTTAATCTCGATGAGAAGAGGATATTTTCAACTATTCTCCCCTGGATATCACACAGTGCCAATGGATATTACTATCCGTTTATTCCACTAATTTTATTTTTTGTCGATCCTGCTAATGCCCTTTCGTTTCTTGTTTCAGCGCTGTTTGCCTTTGCTATTGAGCTTCCCGCTTACAAGATTATAAAAAGATGTGCAAAAAGGTTTCGCCCTTATGAGGTTAATAAAAATATAAAGAACAGAATCATGCCCAGTGAAAGGTTCAGCCTTCCATCCGGCCACACGGCTGCTGCCTGGGTGATTGCCATACTTGTTGCACTGTATTATCCAATCCTGGCTATACCTGTGTTTATATGGGCGACACTGGTGGGTATCTCAAGAGTATACCTCGGGGTACATTACCCGACAGATATTCTCGCCGGATTTATCCTTGGGACATTAAGCGCTGTATCTTCCATATTAATAAAGGGGCAGATTTTTTAAATGAATATCTTGTACGGTGTACAGGCAACAGGGAACGGTCATATCAGCCGCTCCAGAGAAATCATACGATGCCTTAAAGAAAAAAGACATAATGTCTCTGTGATTCTAAGCGGTCGTGATCCCGCATTGTTATGGGATATGGATGAGTTTATGCCATATACCACATATAAAGGACTCACCTTTTCGACTTACAGGGGCAGGATCAGGTATCTTGACACCATAAAAAATCTCGATCTAAGGGGATTCAATACAGATGTTAACAACTTTGATGCAGCCGGATATGATATTGTAATCACCGATTTTGAACCGGTTTCATCCAGGATAGCGAAAAAGCACCATATCCCCTCTATTGGTATTGGACATCAATATGCCTTTTACCATAACATCCCGACAGTATGGAAAACCGCTGTTTCAAGTTATATTATTAAAAACTTTGCTCCAGTAAATTATCCTGTTGGCCTTCACTGGCACCACTTTAACCAACCCATACTTCCCCCTGTTGTTCCAAGGTTAAATGAAAATGTATCCTCAATAGAAAATAAAATCATTGTTTATCTGCCCTTTGAAGAACAGGAGGATATCCTGGACCTGATTGCACCTTTTAAGGATTATGATTTTTTTGTCTATCATAAATTTGAAACCCATTTGGTTAAAGAAAATATTCATCTATGTCCATTCTCCAGAAATGGTTTTCTAAATGATCTCATGGAATGCAGCGGAGTGATCACCAATGCAGGCTTTGAGCTTGTAAGTGAGGCCCTTACAATAGGAAAAAAGATACTTTTAAAACCCCTAGCAGGCCAGATGGAACAACTCTCAAATGCGAAGGCCATTACAATGCTTTCTCTTGGGCAGGCGATGAAAAGGCCGAACAGGCGCGAAGTAGAAACCTTTTTAAACCTGCCTCTGGCATCTCCAATTAATTACCCTTATACTGCGGAGATTATAGCAGATATGATTGATTCCAGGGCCTGGACACATATGAGCAGGTTTGTTAAGGATGCTTGGGCGAATGTCAATATAGCCTTTTAAGCGGCTGCATCATAGTAGGCCCAGTCTTTGGGATAAAGAGATTCAAAGGTAAGTTTCTCAACAGATGTCCATGGGCTCTTCCTTATCAGTTCCTTCCTTATTCCCTTTTCTTCAAGCGCCTTACCTGTAGTGTATGATGAGACAAATACCCTCTCTGTATGATTATAAAACCATACTATGAATTTCCACACAAGTTCGCTTATATTGTGATCGGTTGTAAGCCTTTCTGCCAGCTGTGGAAAGGCGGCATTGTATGTGCTGTAATGCGGAAGCCCTAATATCTTTGCTGTAAGCATTGCAGCCAATCCCATAGACCCGGGTGTAGAGCTGTAAATATGAGTATAGCCCTCCTTTTTACTGTCAATACCTGCCCCTGTCTTTACAACCGCCATCATGCCCTGATCATTGCCGATGATCTTTCTTGCCTGAGACAGCAGTTGGCTCAAAAAGCCCTCATCCCTGTTTTTGTGGAAATAATCAGGTCGTCTGTATCCTATATGCCCCCTGAGGCTTTTGTAGATTGTCTCCTGCCTGTTTCCATTTATCAATATCTTTTCAGCAAAACGAAGGAGCAGTTAAAGATTAACGAGTGTCTGTGTAGCGTTATATAAGGATATTATTAGGCGCTGATTTATTAAAACAAGAGCGGTGATAGCAGTTTTTACTGTTACCACCGCTCATTTACAATTTACAGATATTGTTTAGAACTTAACCACCAGATCAGCCTGAAAGAGTCCCTCTTTCCTTGTAGTATTACCAAGTATCGGCTTTGCATGATAATAATCAAGCCCAAGGGTTATATTTTTTGCAAGTCCGATGATTAGTTCATATTCCATCCCCTTGACATCGGTCGCGCCACTGTAGAAATCGCTATCAGGCAGAAAATCCGCCCAGGCATCTTTCTCAAGTTTTCTGTAGTTGACCTTTACCTGCCAGTCCTTCGCGGCTTTTATGCTCTTGTCTCCAAAGCTGAAACCATACAGAAAGCCCTTATTGTTTGCATCTGCATCAGAATTAACATACTGGCCAAACAGAGAGAGAGATTCCACCAATTTAATCTTTTCAGAGAGCTTGAAAGCGATCTCTCCGTCCAGTGTAATGCCATCATATTCATAGAGCCAGTTGTTAGTCTCTGAAATCCTTGTGTTTGAATTGCTTGAGTGCTCGGAAAAGTCATTACCTTCCATATCAGAAAAATTATAATAGGCAGCAGCAAACTTAAGATCAATATTTTTGTTTATGTTTGTTTTGATCCCTGATTGCAGCACGGTCATAGTGGGATCTGATTTTGAGCTGCTGTATTCATCAAGCAGAAAATATGCAGGGGTAGCAAATATCTCAAGATTATCCTTCACCTTAAAGTTAAGGGTTGCTGCAAGACCATCAGGGTAAATATCAGTATCCCATAAAAGGTCCTTTGTTCCCCAGATGGGGTTTGCTATCTTACCGGCCATTATGCTTATACTCTTAATGGGACTGTACTTTGCATATGCATAATCAAGCCTGATATCCGGTGTCTGGAAGGTGTTTTCAAGTGTCTGATTTGTTGATCTCGGGTCTGATCCACCGGTTGCAAGACCAATGGCTCCTTCCCATTTATCATTAGGTTTTGAAACAACACCGAGTCTCGCCCTTATTCTGCCCCTGTCACGTGAAACCCTTCCATCATTATCCGTGTCCTGACTCTGATAACGTATACGTACATCACCTTTAACCTCTGTGTTTTTTATCCATTTTGGGAGTTCGAATCCTTCTTTAACGGCCCCGGCAGTTACCTTCTTTTCCTTTTCACCATCCTTTTTCATCTCATCTGAAAGACCTTTGGCCTCTTCCTTTGTAAGGATGTTTTTTTCCACAAGCTTATTAAGCAGGATATCAACATCCCCTGCATACGCTGCCCCTGTAAAAAGAAATACGCCTGCAATAAATGTAGTAATCATATTTTTCAGTTTCATTTATAAATCTCTCCTTTATGTTTTATGTTTCTAATTTTAATAATTTCTTTAATAATCAGATGCACTGCATCTCTTCCCCATAAGAATTCCTTAATGACACATAGCGCATTCTTGCTAACAAATATTTAATATTAATGAATATAAGGTTAGGTTTTTGTTAGATTTACGACATAGCTATATGATCATTAAGGCGGATATCATTATGATATAGGTGTAAAAAAATGAAAGGTTTAAGTGCGGGGATAAATACACCATTGGAATCATTATTTTTTTGATGAATCCCATATCCCATTCCAGGAACCTAATGGTTCATTTTTAGCAAGCCTCTCACACCTGTTGGCCATTATGGAACCTGTGCCAAGGCCATATTCCCGGTAGATTTCGAGAAAGATTTCCTTTGCACCTTTCCAGTCACGGTTACAATACCTGTCATAGGCTTCATTATACGCGGGAATAGTTTTTTTCTTTATTTCAAACCTCGGATCATTATCAAGCAGAAGCTCATAAAGAGTTACAGGCTCCTTAAAACCATATAAAACAAGGTTGTCTATAAAGCGGTAGGAAAACCTTGGGTCCGATTCCACATAGCCACGAATAAAATTCAAGAAATGCTGCGATATAAGCACTCTGGCATCATAACGCTTTGATAAACTCTCTATCCGGGCTGCCTCGTGGACAGCATTTCCCAGAGCATGGTATCTGTTATCAAAGGCATAGTAGGTAAATGAAACCCTGCCGATTGTAATGCCGCAACCCATATCTATTTTGGGGCGTAAAATTTCATCCCTGAATGATTCATTGTATCTTCTCATACCGGTTGTAAGGCGATATATATTTTCCAGGATGTACTTGCCATTATCCTCCGGGAATACCGCCATAATACCGTCCCCATAAATCTCTGCAAATGTATTTTCATGAGAAAGGTAGAGCTCAATATAGGCTGCTTCATGCACATCTGTTATGAACTTTTCATAGGTGAATTCACCATCGCGGCTCTTGTCTGCCTCACGATATATACCTTTTTCAAAATTCAGCAATATATTGGTTGAATCCCTGAGATCTGCAAAAAGGACGATCCTGTTTGTTTTTTCGTTTGATATTGTATTTTTAAAGACCATCTTTTTTTACAATTATAAATTCCAATCCTTTGATAAAATCCCCGGAGTAAGCGTAAATAATACAACCAAATAAAATTTAACCTCTTCGTATATGAATTTTATACGCTTTTATATTCGTATAGTTTTACCACAGTATGAAGAAAGTGTAATTTTATTTTCACTGCTTTTCACCTCCCTCATTCTAGCTCTAATGCAATATATCCCCTGACAATAATCTAACATGAGACTAACAAGTTCCTAATAAAAGGGTGGTAAACTCTTATCAGAAAAAGGAGAATACTATTATGATTATATTTCTTTATATACTGGCAATTTTATGGGTAATCTCTCTTTTCCAGTTTGCCAGGATCAAAATATCGTTATCTGATAAACAGTCAGAACCACTTTGGATTCACAAAGACTGGGGCTTCCTGCTTTACATGAGGATAAGCGGAATTTTTATTTTATCTGTCATAGTTGTTATTATTAACTTAATATAAATTTTCTATTTATATTCTCTTCTGTGCCGGTGGATTACCCCCTCGATAAGATAAATAACCTCTTCAGCTATGTTAGTAGCGTGATCAGCTATCCGTTCAAGGTGACGTGAAATCAGGAAAAGCTGTATCAGTGAACCTGCGTTCTCAGGGTTGTCAGGCAGGCTGTTGCTTACCTTTTGAAAAAAGCCCCTGTCAAGGGCATCAATTGCATTATCATCAATACGCAGCCTTAATGCTACCTCAAGATCAAGGTTTACAAGCGCATCAAGGCTGTCCTTGACCATCTTTATGGTTTTAATAGACATCTCACTGTAATCAAAAGTAACATTAAGGGGAGTCCTTGTACCAAGATATATAACCCTTTCAGCAATATTTACCGCTTCGTCTCCGATTCGTTCAAGGTCATTGTTTATCTTGATTACTGCTGTAATAAACCTTAGATCAACTGCAACAGGCTGATGCAGCGCCAGTATCTTGAGGCACTCCTCTTCAATCTCCACCTCGATTTCATCCACCCGCCTGTCCGATTCTATTACCCCTTTTGCTATATCAAGGTTTTTTGTTGCAACAGCCTTGATTGCCCTGTTAAGCTGCTCTTCGACCATTGCGCCAAGGGAGAGTATCTGTTTTTTGATCTTTTCTATTTCTATTTGTAATCGTGGAGGCATTTGTTTCTCCTTATTAATTTTTATATTCCCTTTAATCCTTAATTGCAGTTTAACCGAATCTCCCGGTAATATAGTCTGATGTCTGCTTTAACTTTGGCCTTGTAAAAAGCGTGTCTGTCTCATTCACCTCTATCAGTTTACCCATAAAAAAAAAGGCTGTTATGTCTGATACCCTTGCAGCCTGCTGCATATTATGGGTGACTATTATTATCGTGTATGTCTCTTTAAGTTTATTTATCAGCTCCTCTATTTTTTGTGTGGCAATCGGGTCAAGGGCTGAGGCCGGTTCATCCATAAGCAGTACCTCAGGTTCAATGGCCATTGCACGGGCAATACATAGCCTCTGCTGCTGCCCGCCTGATAAACCAAGTGCAGATTCATTCAGCCTCTCTTTCACCTCTTCCCATAAGGCTGCACCCTTCAGGCTCTTTTCCACCCTCTCCTCTACCTCCCCTCTATCCTTTACCCCATTCACCCTCAGGCCATACGCCACATTTTCAAATATGCTTTTAGGAAATGGGTTTGGTTTCTGGAACACCATGCCTACCCTGCTCCTTAATGAGACAACATCCACATTCTTTTCATAGATATTTTCATTATCAAGAAGTACCTGCCCTTCTAGCCTGCTTATGGGTATAAGGTCATTCATCCGGTTAAGGCACCTTAAAAGCGTACTCTTGCCGCATCCTGATGGCCCGATCAATGCTGTTACCTTTTTTTCATAAAACTCAAGATTGATCCCATGAAGCGCCTTGACGCTGCCATAGAAAAAATTCAGATCCTGAGTCATCATCTTTTTTTTTCTATCCATTATAATTTAATCCTGTACACGATTCTTGCCCTTGTTTAATCTATTACAATCGTCTTCTCAGTCTTGTCCTGTAGATTATGGCAATAAGGTTCAGACCCAGCACAAGGAAAATCAGTACAAGGGCTGTCCCATATTGCAAATGCCTGGTTGCCTCAATCTCGGTTCCCGCTGTTGCCAGTACATATATGTGATAAGGAAGAGCCATTATCTCATCAAAGGGGGACTTTGGTAAAGATGGTGTATAAAAAACCGCTGCTGTAAACATTATGGGCGCGGTCTCCCCCGCAACACGACTTATGCCTAATATTGCCCCTGTAAGAATACCGGGCAGGGCTGAAGGTAAAACCACCCTGTATATTGTCTGCCATTTTGTAGCGCCAAGTCCGAGAGATGCCTCCCTGTATGTATTCGGGACATTCCTTAATGCCTCTTCTGATGCGCCTATGATCACGGGCAGCGTCATGGCCGCAAGGGTGAGTGCACCTGAGAGAATACTTACGCCGAAGCCAAGCCATACAACAAACAAGGCAAGACCAAAAAGACCAAAAACAACAGAGGGTATACCCGCAAGGTTATTGATCCCGAGCCTG
It encodes:
- the dnaA gene encoding chromosomal replication initiator protein DnaA: MSTLLDELKKHVKEQISEKSYSMWINPLSLIDEKDDALVLGCPNKFSMNWIMEHYSTLLDGGLRLLGKNCNVLFKVAAPPRKKIEPDMFQPSPQMNIPNISPRRDKGRIRFNREFTFDRFVVGSCNEFAYSVSKAMASGGSCSYDTLFMMANTGLGKSHLSQSIGHMLLDNNPDVRAYYITAEDFVNEMIFALKNNRIDEFKNKYRRSCDVLMLEEVHFLSGKEKIQAELGYTLDALANDRKKLIFTSSLLPKDIPNMSRELSSRLTSGLITTLDMPDYNTRVKIIEKKATENNLMLSEEIVHFFAEKLTKDIRQIESALRCFKAKADFMKVKADINLAREILKYHITEQSTISLDSIKRLVCKYYQIEHTVLPSRSRKKIHAYPRNMYVYLSRNYSAATLEEIGKSINRNHSTVIYSSEVIEKKLRVDKKVKNQVDFLSEKIKESAV
- a CDS encoding phosphatase PAP2 family protein is translated as MGLLQNDNYIDKVYLDLIFNLDEKRIFSTILPWISHSANGYYYPFIPLILFFVDPANALSFLVSALFAFAIELPAYKIIKRCAKRFRPYEVNKNIKNRIMPSERFSLPSGHTAAAWVIAILVALYYPILAIPVFIWATLVGISRVYLGVHYPTDILAGFILGTLSAVSSILIKGQIF
- a CDS encoding glycosyltransferase family 1 protein, which translates into the protein MSQLLSQARKIIGNDQGMMAVVKTGAGIDSKKEGYTHIYSSTPGSMGLAAMLTAKILGLPHYSTYNAAFPQLAERLTTDHNISELVWKFIVWFYNHTERVFVSSYTTGKALEEKGIRKELIRKSPWTSVEKLTFESLYPKDWAYYDAAA
- a CDS encoding adenylate/guanylate cyclase domain-containing protein is translated as MVFKNTISNEKTNRIVLFADLRDSTNILLNFEKGIYREADKSRDGEFTYEKFITDVHEAAYIELYLSHENTFAEIYGDGIMAVFPEDNGKYILENIYRLTTGMRRYNESFRDEILRPKIDMGCGITIGRVSFTYYAFDNRYHALGNAVHEAARIESLSKRYDARVLISQHFLNFIRGYVESDPRFSYRFIDNLVLYGFKEPVTLYELLLDNDPRFEIKKKTIPAYNEAYDRYCNRDWKGAKEIFLEIYREYGLGTGSIMANRCERLAKNEPLGSWNGIWDSSKK
- the phoU gene encoding phosphate signaling complex protein PhoU yields the protein MPPRLQIEIEKIKKQILSLGAMVEEQLNRAIKAVATKNLDIAKGVIESDRRVDEIEVEIEEECLKILALHQPVAVDLRFITAVIKINNDLERIGDEAVNIAERVIYLGTRTPLNVTFDYSEMSIKTIKMVKDSLDALVNLDLEVALRLRIDDNAIDALDRGFFQKVSNSLPDNPENAGSLIQLFLISRHLERIADHATNIAEEVIYLIEGVIHRHRREYK
- a CDS encoding phosphate ABC transporter ATP-binding protein, producing the protein MDRKKKMMTQDLNFFYGSVKALHGINLEFYEKKVTALIGPSGCGKSTLLRCLNRMNDLIPISRLEGQVLLDNENIYEKNVDVVSLRSRVGMVFQKPNPFPKSIFENVAYGLRVNGVKDRGEVEERVEKSLKGAALWEEVKERLNESALGLSGGQQQRLCIARAMAIEPEVLLMDEPASALDPIATQKIEELINKLKETYTIIIVTHNMQQAARVSDITAFFFMGKLIEVNETDTLFTRPKLKQTSDYITGRFG
- the pstA gene encoding phosphate ABC transporter permease PstA, which produces MKDIRKIKRSRKIVQGIFFSLFKVATAINGLALLVVISFLVINGWRAINWTFVSQAPYDSMTKGGILPCILGTLIISIGAILIALPIGVSSAIYLNEYAKHGKVVRMIRLGINNLAGIPSVVFGLFGLALFVVWLGFGVSILSGALTLAAMTLPVIIGASEEALRNVPNTYREASLGLGATKWQTIYRVVLPSALPGILTGAILGISRVAGETAPIMFTAAVFYTPSLPKSPFDEIMALPYHIYVLATAGTEIEATRHLQYGTALVLIFLVLGLNLIAIIYRTRLRRRL